The window CCGAAGCTCGGCGTGCCGGCCGCGTTCTCTGTGCTACTTCGTGCGGTGCCAGTAACGCTGATGGTTGCTGCGGTTTGTTGTGTTGCAGAGCCGCGGGCCGGCCCGGCCATGTCCCCGCTGCCGGAGGCGGAGCTGGTGCGCAGCTCACTACAGCTGTACCGGTACCTGCtgcgctgctgccgccgcctgCCCCAGGGCCCCATCCGGCAGCACTACAGACACGCCATCAGGCAGGTCAGGCACACGGCTGCACGCTTcgggggctctgctgctgcggGCTGAACCAGCATAACTCCTGGCACCTTAAAAACTGCTCTCCTGCAAGCTTGGGACCTTAGGGGATTTGGAGGGTTGTAGTGGGAGTGTGTGAAGGACcgtttctttttgtttgctttgaatcTGAAACCTATTTTTCTTGGCTTTCATCTCTAGTTCTTGTGTTAGTCAAGAGAACGGTCATTACTTACTCCATAAACACATATTTCATGGTGAAATCTACTGGTTCCTTGTCAGTCATTTATATATCCCTCCCATCTGGGTAAATCTCATCTGACTGTTCGTATTCCCTACTTCATATGGAAGTAATTTCATGCCTTTGATCGTACCTGTTGTCCTGTGTCTTTCTAGTTTTAACATACCAGACAATTTCAATTGTTCTGAATTGACGTTCtcgggggttttttttgttgttgatgtaTGAAAGGAGTAGAATACTTAACATGAAACTCCATATGACCAGATTTGTAATGGAAAGAGGGTGGCCAGGTGTTACAATGTGTAGTTTTACCTTTTCAGACCAACAGTTTattagcaaaaaatatttttctgaaatttaaatgCTGTCCTTATTTTGACAACCGTTGTGTTGACCCGTCAGTGACACTTGGAATGTTGCAGAGTTTCAAAGTCCATGCTGATGAAGATGATCCTGAGCGAATCCAGCAGATCATTAAGAGAGCCATTGAAGATGCTGATTGGGTGATGAATAAAGTAAGTGCTTCCGATATTCTGCATTTTGGTTTCAGTTCAGAACAAAGAAGGAAACATTGGAAAGCAAGTTCTGAATAGCAAATTCTTGTCCTGGATGTTGAAGTGTCTGGGTGAAAGGAAATACCCAGCCAGGAGGGATCTGTGTTTATGACACtttatgtttaaaaattctgttcctCAGTATAAACtaatattgggtttttttcagaacgAGTAACAACTTAAGTTGGTCTCTGTGTAATTGTTTGTTTCCATGAAGAATTCCATTAAATATCAGCAGTGGTGGCTAGTATCCTCCattgcaggagaaaaaattaaaatacagcatttcgCAAGCCACATCTTGCCATACATCCTCTGCTTTCCTAATAGAATCTCTCCTCAGACAATTTACATGAAGTACATGAGTCCAGAACTACTGTTGCTTTTCCTCAGACCTTGCCCGTGGCTGCAGAGGTCAGGGATCGACCACACAGCGGCGAAGGTGTGGTGCTGGGCTCCCCTGTGCACAGCTGTCACCCAGTGGAtctgcccctgtgctgtcagGCTGCTTTCTCAGATGAAAGAAGGAGGATGGTTTCCATTAGACAGCTGAGAGTCTTGTGCTTCCTGGGATTTCAGTCTGGCTGGGGAGTGTGATACCTTAACATGGTGTATAATGAACAAGTCAAAAATTCAACTTGCTCTCTAAGTATCTGTGATTTAATTTACTGAGTGACTGTTAAGTCCTTCTCTCTGCCAGTCCATGAAATCCAAATGAGAATTGTTACGGGAGCGAGCACAGATTAGTCACAGATTATGATATTTTAGCAGTAATCAAATCCCAGGAGGTACAGTCTCAATACATAGTCGATAACTGTGCCTGATTTACTGTTTTATACTGCAAAGGGAAAGCCTACCAAATTTCAATCTAACTTAAAGAAAATGGACCTAAATTTATGTGGATCATGAAGAAGAGTTATAAATCCTTGTTGGTATGAACTTTTATTTAGTTACGTGCTCTTtcccacaatttttttttctttttttttctttttttttttcagtataaaaacGAGAAGTAGAAGAGGAAGGATGAAACAAAGAAGGACATTGGTAAACATCCTTAGAGGACTTGTAGTCAAGCCCGGTACTATATTAGAATTATTGCCTGCAGTTTTCTCTTGGATAATATAAATACTCTCATTTATCTTTCACCGAGATGTCATGAAGCTAAATCAGTACTTCTGAAGctatttaattttgtaaattGCCTTGTATAATCACGAACTTCTAAGTTAAAGCCCAAGCTTGCCTTACATTTGAGTAACTTATTCCATTATACTGTTAGGCCTGGATCAACCCTAGCAGTGCGTGATAATGCTTGTTGTCCAGGTTTCTTGGGAACAAGGTTCCCCTGCACCAGTCACCGTGGATTTGGGGGCTGAGCGTTTcatcctctgtgtgtgtgacactggtTACAGCAGGCGCTCTGCTGGGACGGTCGGTGTTGTCGGCGTGC of the Hirundo rustica isolate bHirRus1 chromosome 19, bHirRus1.pri.v3, whole genome shotgun sequence genome contains:
- the LYRM9 gene encoding LYR motif-containing protein 9 — encoded protein: MSPLPEAELVRSSLQLYRYLLRCCRRLPQGPIRQHYRHAIRQSFKVHADEDDPERIQQIIKRAIEDADWVMNKYKNEK